Part of the Vicugna pacos chromosome 3, VicPac4, whole genome shotgun sequence genome is shown below.
tcAAGCTGATCTCAAGCAATGATTAGGAAACAGGTTTTCACATTTAGAGCCCCATCAAAAACTTTCCTCACTCTGCCTCTGCTCCAAGTATCAGTGAGGCTGATGCCAGGAAGAGCCAAGAAGCAGCAAATAAGGAAGGATGTGGACCAAGGAGCACACCTTATTGTATCAATTAAAAACAGGAATAACCCTGGTATGTTCTTCATGGCATGAAGAACAGTTGGCTTTTTGTCACTGGACCATCAGGCCAGATCAAATCACTTGGACTTCACTTGTAGGCAGTTTTGCCAATTGGCTGACCATTGATTTTTGTTTCAATACAACCAAATTACTTTGAACTCTGattcactgaatttcaaagaCCCATTCTCCTATCATAACTTCAcctcttctcattttcttatagtgactaacattatttacttaatcacataaaataaatatgcattaaagactctaaaaagaaatacttttccATTCCCTAGGGTTAAGCTCCACTTTTCCATTCCCTTGGTGGCCCAAGGGGATGGGTAACCaaataagatatatttaaaattcattatttctgGAATTCTTCTACCCAGTCTGTTTAcagatatttttttttcatttcagtcttGACACAGAGACAAGTGTGTACCAACTGTCTACTTTTTATATTTGGGTGAGTACCTGGAAGTGGTATGTGGCAGAAGACAAGAAGTAGAGAACACAAACACATTGTTAACTTCAAAACTAACTTACTCCTCTCCTCCATTTTACCCCAAGTAAAAAGACTTCTGGTTCACTCTGTTCCCCTTTCtaaattactttaaaacaaacaaaaacatgctCAGTATCTCCATTCATCTCTCAATTCATCTACCTTGTGACAGATATCATACCTACCtcttttttcaattatttctcaaacATTTCCAACTTCCCACTTTGTTTGTTAATTGTATTGTCTGCGACGTCTTCAAACTACATGGCACCAAAGCACATATGAGCATTTTTAGTCTTTACCAATGAATAACGTTTGTATGAGCCTCCTCAGCCCCAAAGTAAAGAATCTGTTCTCAACCCAGAGTCCTTTGACTATGGCCTTAGTGCTTGGGCTTTGATCATTCAGTGGCACTGCTGTTTGGCTTGGGCTTTCTGCACAACTctacttttccatttgtatgaattATCTCACAAATATAAATATAGCTTACAAATATCAGAACACAGCCTTATGACTCCTTTTACTTCCTGATCAATGGGCCAGACACTGCAGTTTAAATTCTTGATACTGAGAGcctagaatcttaaaaaaaaaaaatagcatcatTCCACCTCTTGTCCTCTTATGCTGTATCGCTATATAATGCAGAAATGTCCACAAAAAGAGTTCTAGGTCAAAGTAGAATCAGCTCTGGAGCCTACTAAAGCTAAAAGCAAAAGTATCTTGATGTAGctatggttattattattattaatgattaTTTCAGTGTTGAGTAGAAGGAACTGTAGTTTCTCCAATTTTGTGAACAGAAAGCATAATGTGTGCCTAGACTGTCTCCTGTAGAGCTGGCAAACACTTCCAATTGTCCCCAATGTGCTAGCCACATGTTTGTTTTCAGCTGGCTGAGTCTTAAGAAAGAGTTTGGAGAaagtggaagagagagaaaaccaaCCCAATTTCATGAAGAAGTACTACAAAGGGTAATGTGTTTTTGCCCTCCTAAAgcagtatgtgtgtgtttaaaagaaaataagtggTCCACACATTACTATTCTAGTTAGTTATTTTGTTCTCATAAGACCTTTTTAAGTCTGTTAgagcaaatatgaaaaaaatgtactttattCAGCTATAAATTGATAGTGAATCAACTGATATTCATTGAGTGCTCAGGTATGCAAATCACCATTATGATTTACTATACTTCAGAGTATAActgttcaagaaatatttgtgaaGCAAATAAATGTGTATCAAATTTCTGATGGGAAATatgtaaaaagagaaaatggtaGTCTGTAGACTCACACAGAATACATTCAAAGTTTTAAAGTCCAAGTAAAGGAGTTAttcaattaaatattaataatcaCGAAGAAACATTAtagtgaaagaaatgaaagtaacTGGATTTTGGATATTCATAAAAATCAGAGATTTTAAAACTAGGAAAAAATACTTTACAAAGGATATGGGTTAATCCTTGAATCCTACACATAACTAAGAGCCAGGAAAAGTAAGTCAGCTGTCCAAAGATACATAGCTTTTTAATGCAAATACCAGGATTGGAAACAAGAGTATTTTATCTAAGATCCACGGAAAAACTTTCTACCCCACGACTAGGGGCCACTCTGGTCTGCCACTCTGACAGTCTGAACCCCATAGCAGAGGTCTTCCCTCAGCAATGTGTGGTCAAGCCTTAGCAGTTGTGGGCTTCTTTTTTCTGGGGAATGAGCTGTTTACAGTGAATACAGAGCATTTTTCAGTTGAGAGAAAATTATACTGTCTCCCTTCCTGCTTCTCCTATAATTTGGCCTGTCCATCCAAATTATACACACCTGCTTCTTCTTTTTACTCCATCTTCATTTCATGGGTTTGGGGAATTGAGCAGTGAAGTTCTGTAGCAAGTCTATAAAATGGTAGCTAGAGATGTCTGACCTTTGTACAGATGGATGGCACTGTTGACCAGTTATTCATGGGGTCTGCACTTGAATTTTTATCTTCATCGTTGTAGTACTAGATTTGGCAATCCACTGGCAAGCTTCCATCCAATACACCTTTGTGACCAAGGATGCTGTGTGGTTATGGGCAGAGCAAATCTAACTTGATGCACTAACAGCCATACCCATCACCCTGGATTCAGGATCATGAGATCTGATGAGCTGAGGGAACTAGCCAAGCCCCTTCAGTATCAGTCAGGGTTCCTGAGAGGCAAACAATAGAAATGGACTCTGACCACAATGAGCCACAAAGGAATGCAGGGAAAAATCAATGGAAAAGCTGAAGAACCAGGTCTTGGAAGGTACTGGCCTAAGACAGCTTAAGGGgaattgatgcaggaaaacggatgtggggcatgagggctgtgtcccaggtctcggttgagcccctgggacatgccccgccaagtgtgggtcttgGCTTTGcacagtaaagaattcaagagcgagctactgttgagtgaaggtagatttattcagagagatacactgaaaggcaagagaaaggccacgaggtgtgggggttgggtgcttagattaaaagtaggtacacactccatagacagaatgtgggccgtctccgaagagggagagaaaaacgCCCCGCAAGGCTccgtgttgctggtttttatgggcttggtggcttcatatacTATGTAAGTGGATGGACCAGTTTaagcagcctggggaaggggctgggattcccaggaagttggccattttccactcgttgaccttttgtggctagccttgggactgccatggtgcctgttggtgtgttattcaccatgttaatatattacattaggcgtataatgaagctcaagatctactagaagttaaatctctcaccatcctgagcctcaaggcctactaggggttgaatctttcaccattttgaggTTAAtttgctgtggcattccttgaatggctgtgccctgccctcttcctgtctcagaaTCTGCATAGCAAGAACTCATAGAAACTTTCTTTAGTAGTGGAAAGAGTGGGTTCCAACATTTCTGACCCTTGTGTATTTCTACTAAAGATCTGAATTCTAGGGGGATGATTCCATTAGTTGTGCTTGAATCTCAGGACCACTGCTTGAAGTAGGGGAAGTTTCCAAAAGGGAAACACAGCTgttattaacagaaaaaaaaaaagtgaaatgggTGTTGAGTAGTCAAATTAGCAGACATTCACCACACCACAAAACGTGGGGATTAAAcatggagagacagagagcaaCACTGATGAGGTTAATCAAACCTGGTTTTGAGTCATACTTTCAGATCaagctgttaattttttttctttgaaatgtttcCAGCACTGCCCAAACCCTGAATGGTATGTGATAACTGGCCCATTAAGTATCTCTTTCCAGTCAGCATTACCTACCTCCTATCCACAGCCTTCTCTTCTAGCCACTCCCACTCCTTTCTCTTTACCAAAATCTGAAACCCAAGGCTTTTTCTTCAGCAACCTCTTTGTTTAGATTGGAAGATCAATCAAACACCATAGGATTCTTTACTGACTTTCCAACATTTAACAAATGgtgacctaatttttttttaaatccgaTCAAACCTCTTTATTAGTGCATGAAGAGAAAAAAGTCAGATGAAACGCTTACTTGAAGCTGCCTTCTGAGTGCTCTCTTACGCAGACTTGCTTTAGCCCCCTTTACTGAAACCTCCTGCTAGACACTGTGGAAATGAAAGATAGGTCTCCACTTCTATCCAAAGTACAAATCAGGCCGGCATTTTGAAGAGAGACAGGTTTATTCATCACTTCAGCATTAGCTGGCTTTGTTTCCTGTAATATTTCACTTTTGGTTATTAAAATATTCATTGTAGGAAATAAATTTGTAACCCATTTCTCATATTACCTACacacagaaaaaacaaaatttgataTCCTGGGGATTATTTGCTGAGGGCGCTTCCCATAAAAGCGAGGAGTGTGCATTGGGAAATTTGTGTGGTTAACTCCTTACAGATAAACGTTAGTCACAATCCTCACTCTGCCCCCCATCCCCCCGCCCCGACTCTCGCCCCcagcaccctccccacctcccgaCTTTCCGCCTCTCCAGGGCTGGTGACCTAATAGCATTTTTCTTCATGCATATTTTGGCGTCGCCCCATGGCCTGGCTGCCTTAGCCTGTCTGAGTCTTTTGAAATTCCTGCATGTTCGCCCCAGATTAAGCAGAGTGTGTCTCAGGATGTGTGTTCCGTTTTGTTCTTTCCCCTTAACGCTCCCTGTGCAACGTGTCTGGGGGGAGGAGGGCAagacggggaggggagggaggggcagaggcgaGGAGCTGTCCGCCTTGCACGTTTCCAATCACATTACGTGAACAAATAGCGGAGGGGCGGCCGGGCCAGAACGGCTTGTGTAACTTTGCAAATGTGCCAGAAAGTTTAaaatctctcctccttccttcactCCAGACACTGCCCGTTCGCCGGGGCCGCCGCGCCGCTCCCCATCGCCTCCCAGAAAGactgagaaagaggagagaggcgAGTGCCACGTCCCAGCAGCCGCCTTTACTGGAGAGGGTCTGCAGCCTACCCTTGGCACTGCTTGGTGGGGACTGAGATACCACGCGCTCAGCCTGACTCCCCGGTTGAAGATTTCTCCCTCCTTCACGTGATTTGAGCCCGGTTTCTCTTTTCTGCGAGCTACGTCCTTCTGGAGTGGGGACAATCCGGCAAAGGGAGCGATGCGCTTCGCCTGGACCGCACTTCTCCTCGGGCCGCTGCAGCTCTGCGCACTCGTGCGCTGcgccccgccggccgccggcCAGCAGCAGCCCCCTCGTGAGCCGCCGGCGCCTCCGGGCGCCTGGCGCCAGAGGATCCAATGGGAGAACAACGGGCAGGTGTTCAGCCTGCTGAGCTTGGGCTCTCAGTACCAGCCGCAGCGCCGACGGGACCCGGGCGCCACCGCCCCGGGCGCCGCCAATGCTACTGCCCCGCAGCTGCGCACGCCAATCCTGCTGCTCCGCAACAACCGCacggcggcggcgcgggcgcgGACGGCTGGCTCATCTGGAGCCACCGCCGGCCGCCCGAGGCCCGCTGCCCGCCACTGGTTCCAAGCTGGCTACTCGACGTCTGGGGCCCGCGACGCTGAGGCCTCGCGCGCCGGTAACCAGACGGCGCCGGGAGAGCTCCCAACGCTCAGTAACCTGAGACAGCCCAGCCGCGTGGACGTGGATGGCATGGTGGGCGACGACCCGTACAACCCCTACAAGTACACCGACGACAACCCCTATTACAACTACTACGACACGTACGAAAGGCCCCGTCCTGGGAGCAGGTACCGTCCCGGATATGGCACTGGCTACTTCCAGTATGGTAAGCACCCCCAAGTCACCGGAAACAACCGCACACCCCTTCCCCAATCCTGTGGCTCCCCGACGTGGCTGCCTGGGCGCGGCAGGCCTTAGTCCATGCACATCCCATCCCTCCCCCTGCGCCTGCAGAGGCAGCCCAGGAATCTGGTGCAAACCGCGTGCCTGGCCCCTCCTGCTTCTTTTCCTCATTACTTTGCAGCCCTAGGCGTCCCCATTCTCCTGCTGCCCGCAGCCCAACACTGCAGTCTGGTTGGGTAAAGGCTGAGGGGTGAGGGACATGGAGGGACCCAGAGCCAGGGTGGAGGCCGCTGAGTTGTCTCACAGTTATGCCCATCTCCTGCTGACATTTAGGTCTCCCAGACCTGGTGCCTGATCCCTACTATATCCAGGCGTCCACGTATGTGCAAAAGATGGCCATGTACAACCTGAGATGCGCTGCGGAGGAAAACTGCTTGGCCAGGTACCAGCTGGGATCGCCTCGGCCCAGCTCCCCTGTCTTGGTTCCGGGGGGAGGGGTTGTGGGGGCTGCCCGAGTGCCTGATTCTGACCGCTCTTGTTCTGTGCAGACAAATGTTGCAAAGTGGGACAAGAGCTGGGAAGTGGGACGTGATCTGGGCATGCTGACCTAGATGGAGGGTTAAAATTTTGAAGATTTCTGTGGCTTCTGGCTTTGAAACTGGGGCACAAGTCAGGGAAATGAAGCAAATCCCTTCTCCTGGAAAGTGGGGGTCACCTATTCTTTTTCCAGGATCCTTAAACTCTGGAGCCAACTGTTTTCCAATAACGTTCTATTAAATTACTGTACAATAATGTGGAAAAAATATTGTAATGGAAGAACTTAATACCCCCTTAAAAGACTGGGGCCCATTTTGGCAGTGTGGCACCCAACaaggtttcctttttttgtttgaagCCACCATTAGTTGTTTTGGTATTACTTCATCCAGAATAAGAGCATGAGCAAGAGTTTTGTTTTTGCATTATTCCTAAAATAAAATCTTAGCAATTTAGGGAATGGAATTCTCTGAGTTTACTGctgggaaaccagcagagggagCAAAAGATGTTTTGATAggacacataaaaatttttttaatg
Proteins encoded:
- the LOX gene encoding protein-lysine 6-oxidase isoform X1 — its product is MRFAWTALLLGPLQLCALVRCAPPAAGQQQPPREPPAPPGAWRQRIQWENNGQVFSLLSLGSQYQPQRRRDPGATAPGAANATAPQLRTPILLLRNNRTAAARARTAGSSGATAGRPRPAARHWFQAGYSTSGARDAEASRAGNQTAPGELPTLSNLRQPSRVDVDGMVGDDPYNPYKYTDDNPYYNYYDTYERPRPGSRYRPGYGTGYFQYGLPDLVPDPYYIQASTYVQKMAMYNLRCAAEENCLASTAYRADVRDYDHRVLLRFPQRVKNQGTSDFLPSRPRYSWEWHSCHQHYHSMDEFSHYDLLDASTQRRVAEGHKASFCLEDTSCDYGYHRRFACTAHTQGLSPGCYDTYNADIDCQWIDITDVKPGNYILKVSVNPSYLVPESDYSNNVVRCEIRYTGHHAYASGCTISPY
- the LOX gene encoding protein-lysine 6-oxidase isoform X2 → MRFAWTALLLGPLQLCALVRCAPPAAGQQQPPREPPAPPGAWRQRIQWENNGQVFSLLSLGSQYQPQRRRDPGATAPGAANATAPQLRTPILLLRNNRTAAARARTAGSSGATAGRPRPAARHWFQAGYSTSGARDAEASRAGNQTAPGELPTLSNLRQPSRVDVDGMVGDDPYNPYKYTDDNPYYNYYDTYERPRPGSRYRPGYGTGYFQYGLPDLVPDPYYIQASTYVQKMAMYNLRCAAEENCLASTAYRADVRDYDHRVLLRFPQRVKNQGTSDFLPSRPRYSWEWHSCHQHYHSMDEFSHYDLLDASTQRRVAEGHKASFCLEDTSCDYGYHRRFACTAHTQGLSPGCYDTYNADIDCQWIDITDVKPGNYILKVSVNPSYLVPESDYSNNVVRCEIRYTGHHAYASGCTISP